ATGTAGTAGTCATATTCAAAAGTCCCATGCCCTTTACTTCCTTTACCGCTGTCTCCACTTCATATGGATCTTTAAGCAAATCCCCTAGCATTTGATATCCTCCACATATGCCTATGACCATTCCAGTTTCACTGTACTTTTTAATTTTATCTTCTAGTCCATTTTTTCTTAAAGAAATCAAGTCTTCTATAGTATTCTTACTTCCTGGTATTATTAAAAGATCTGGATTTCCAAACTCTTCTATCGTTTCAACAAATCTTACTGAAACATCCTCTTCATTTTTAAGTGCATCTAAATCTGTAAAGTTTGATATATGTGGAAGCTTAATTACAGCCACATCAATATCTCCTTTAATTTCTTTGTTGAAACTTACAGCTCCATCTTCATCTTCTAGTGCTAACCTAAAATGTGGAATCACGCCAAAGCATGGTATTTTTATTATATCTTCTAACATATTAAGGCCAGGTTTTAATATTTCCACGTCTCCTCTAAATTTATTTATTATAGTTCCTTTTACTCTCTTTCTCTCTTCATCATTAAGAAGAAGCATCGTTCCTGCCAGTGAAGCAAAAACTCCCCCCTTATCTATATCTCCTACTAAAAGTACAGGAGCATCTATAAGCTCCGCCATACCCATATTGACTATATCTCTATCTCTTAAATTTATCTCAGCAGGGCTACCAGCACCTTCCATTACCACTATGTCAAACTCTTCCTCTAATTCTTCAAAATGCTCTTTTAACATATCTTTAAATTCCAATTTCATGTTATGGTATTCCATAGCGGTACTATTTCCATAGACCTTACCATTAACTATTATCTGACACTTTTTATCAGATGTAGGTTTTAAAAGAATAGGATTCATATATACTTCTGGTTCAAGTCCTGCAGCATAAGCCTGGAGTACCTGTGCCCTCCCCATTTCCTTTCCGTCTAATGTTATGTATGAATTTAAAGACATATTTTGTGATTTAAACGGACAAACCTTATATCCATCTTGCTTAAATATTCTACATAAAGCTGCTACTAATATACTCTTACCTACTGAAGATGCTGTTCCCTGAATCATTATTTTAGCCATAAATTTTCCCCCTCTATTAGTTTGTTTATAATTTGATGTTAAAACTTAATTATATTACCTAGCTATTCTCTATTTACAACTCTCACTTGTATTTTTAACTTCTACTACAAAATAAATTTAAATATGATTTTTATATTTTTAAATCTTTATAAAGATTATGGATTTCTTATATTAAAAATTTACGTCATTAGGTACATGAAAATAAATAACAAGTCAAAGATGCTGGTATATTTTGTGTCAGACAAGGAAGCAGGTTCCGCCGCTAGTAGAACTATCGGTGGGTTCTGCTGACGCAGTATGACGCAAAATAGATTAGCATACTGACTTGTTATTTATTTCAATGTGCCTTACATTTCAAATTCTTATATACTTTTCACTCTTTCTAATTTTTATATTAACAATTTACCCTTGATATTGCAATACTTTGTAAAGTATCTATATCTGCTATATTATACTTAACTACTTCACTTGCTTACACTTTTCCTTTAAACATTAGATTATCAAATAGCTTAAATTTATTTACAATACTCTGTAAATTTTCTGTAACACATATTTCTGTTATTTATTGTATTATTAATGTAGTATATTTGAATTTATTAATAAATTGTTTTAAAATAGTAATTAAGATTAAACTTTATCGAGGTGATTAACATGTATAGTAAAAAATTAGCTAAGTTAACACTTCCTTTAGCCTTTTGCTTTATTTTATCTATTGGAGGCATTTTTATGCCTACTAATTATAAAACAGCAAATGCATTTGGAACTAAAATTTCTATAGAAAATTTAATAGAATTTTTAAATATATCTTTTCCTTCTAAGGACAACAAAAAATCTTCTCATATAAAAGCTTCTTCTTATTCAATAAATGAAGATATTAATGGGGATGGAGAGAAAGAACTTATTATATGGAATCACGATACTAGAGATGCGTACAAAGTAGAAGTATTAAAGAAAAATGGTTCTGACTATGTGGACGACCCTCTAATGTATCCTTATTATTTTCAAAACGTAGTTAACTACTATAAAGCTCAAATTAAAAAACCCTATAATAGCAAGAGCCCTATAATGTGGTATTATCTAAGTGACGCTGAACTAAAGATAAATAATCCCAAAGAAGCACTTCTTTCTATTGAACAAGGAATATCTAATCTTAAAAATAACGATAGCGTCTTATATGGAATGTTTTTATCTCTTAGAGGAGAAGCTTTAAGACGCCTCGGTGATTATGAAGCTGCCTTAAAAAGCTTAGATAAAGCCATGAGTTCACTAGTATCATCTAAATTTAGTGACAATGAAAGTATTATAAATACTTATTTTTATATTGGGAAAACTCTAGATTCCATTGGTTATGATGAAGTTCAAAAAGAATATTACACAGCCGCCTTATCTCTTTCAGCAAAAGAATATGGTGCTAATTCTAAAAATTATAATAAAATAACCTATAAAATTCAAAGAAGATTAAACAAAATATCATGCACTCCTAAAGTAAGCGGACAAAAACTGGTTAAATAATGAATAAGTATAAATTCACACAAATTTATAAATTTATAATAAAGCATGCATAACATTTTGAAGGAAAGTTAACTTATTAAAAACCTATAGGATTGTGAAAAATGAAAAAGCACCCTTTTAGGGTGTTCTTGTTGTGCAATCTATTTCATTAATATTAAAATTAAGGCATAGAAATACTTCATAATCTCCATGCCCTTAAAATTATTATCATAAAAAGCTGTTTACAAATTTTTTTACACTCTCATTAAAAATAATTAGCCGTGCCCTATTTTATTTATATATATTCATTTATATTTCAATTCTATTTTTTCTATTATAACTCATTACAATAACTTCATTACAACTATTGTCTTTTCTTACTAAATAAACTTCCTATAAAACTATCTATACTAAATTTCACATTGCTCTTTCTTCTAAACCTTTTATTATAATCTTTAAAATTCCAAATTTCTAAAAATCTTTTCCCTGCATAATATCCTGCTGTATATAATGCTGCAGCTTTCTCTTTAGTAATATTGAACTCTGTTGATTCTACACCATCCACAGGAATAAATACAGTTCTGGCAACATCCCTTTCACTGAGTTCTTTGTATATAGAGTATTCACTCATAGTACTAGCTATATCAAATAAAAAGGACATAGGATCATTCTTGCCTTTTGAAGTCAAGCTTTCTTCCTTCTCTTTTGTTTTAAACTTGAATCCTATTATAGGCGTTTTCATATTATCCGTGTCAAATATATTTATGGGATAATTACAAGTAACTCCTCCATCTACCATATAACTAATTTCATTCTTATATTTAAACTCCACTGGCTTAAAGTAAAGAGGTATGCTTATGCTCATTCTCACAGCCTTAGCCACTGAAAATTCTCCTGGTTCTTCTCCATAATCCACCAAATCATCCGGAAGAACCACTTTTCTCTTTAAAGTTATATCCGAGGTTATAACCCTTAGCTTACTCTCTCCATTTTCCATAACATCTTTAAATTTAACTATACCTTTTTTCTCTAAAAGCTCTTTTATCCAGTTTTCAAAATAATCCCCCGAATATATACCCTTATCTCTAAAAATCCCTAATGCCGCTCCAAATAATGGTATTTTATTAACAGAATCTTTATCTAAGAATTTTATAAAATCCATTTCGGACAATATCTTCTCTAATTCCTTAGCTTTATATCCTGCTATTACAAGTGCTGCTATAATAGCTCCTACAGAAGTTCCTGCTGCCCTTTGCCATATATAATTATGTTCCTCAAAGCTCTTAAGAGCTCCTACTATGCCTATTCCTCTTATGCCTCCACCTTCAAAAACAGCCTCTGCTTTTATAAAGCTATTCATCTATATCCCTCTCCTATGCTTTTTATTATTATTATACAGCATTTTTCTTATAAATGTACAAACTATCGAATAAGCCGGTATAATTTAGTTAAACTACTTTATTAATAATTTCACAAATTTATCAATTCATTTTTATCTACCACTAAGACTCTCCCCCTATCTATTAAACGTAACTACATCACCCATTAGTGTTATTTCATCCTCATCTAATACAATTCCTCCAGTGTTTTTAATAGCATAAATACTATCTGTTTTTTCTTTTAATACCCGCTCTATGCACTTGTTTTGTATATGATTATCTTCATAATGTACTTCAATGTAAAAATTCTTTTTTATTAATCCCAGCCCTTCGCAATATTTAAATTCTGGATTGCCCTCATCTGTCGATATATAATAATTTTTAAGTTGCATTAAAGCTCCTGCGCTTGATCCAATAATTACTTTACCCTTCTCTATGCTGTGAAGTAAACCCTTTTCTAAAACACGTTCAACTGCATTTTCAGTATCACCACCTGTTAAGAATAAAATATCACTACTTTCTATAATTTTCTTCATCTCCTCAACAGTATGCTGAAAATAGTTAATCCATATAATATTTTCTTCACTAATTCCTAAATCTACAAAAGGCCCAACTGTTTCTCTGTAGTACTTACCATTATTTTTGTTGTACATATTCTGCCAATCCATATCATTACTTATCCCTTTACCAAATGAAAATGGAATAATTGCAACTTTATCATTACAATTTATATATTTTCTCATTGTATCTCTAGCCCATTCTTCATTAAAATTATACTGACTTAATAATGTATTTACCATTTTAATCCTCCCATTAAGTAAAATCCTATATTATATACCCTTATATCCTTGAATTCATATTTGCAAAATCATAAGATTATTGCAAATAACTATATTTATGATTTTGCCACAAAAAGCATTACATTACCTGAATTATACCTTTTTTTGGGTTAATCATATTTATTTTTAATTTTTGTTCCTTGGTGAAAAATCATCTGCCACCTATTATCAACAAGTTTCCATATGGAACTTCTCATGGCCTTCGCTTCATCTCCAATGCCTATAATAGTCGAATAAGTAATCAAAACAACATCCTTTGATAAAATTTTACCTTTAAAGTCATATGCCTTTATTTCTATTGGTTTTGAATTAGGTATACCTTCTAAAACATCTTTTTTATCACATACAAAACCTGATGAACAAAACTCAATAAATTCATCTGCTATCAATCTATCTAACTCTTCTCTAGATGCTCGTATTTCTGACTTGAGTGATTTTTTCTCAAGGTCTATTACTTCTTTTAACATGTCATTATCATTTATCATATGTCTGCGTCTCTCCTTCTTATAAATATATAAATTAAATATTAAATCCCTATTTACTATCTTAAAAATTACTTAACTGTCACCTATCTTACCCTCTATTTTCTGCCTTACTTATCTTTTATATCTTTCTGTATTCTCTTATTTGCCTGTTTCTACGCATATTATTCCATATAAACATTTTTATGGCTACACTAATTTTGTAAAATCAATATTGTCTGCTTTTTTAACAGTAATTAACTTGTCTTCATATTGGTTCAGCATTTCTTGAAAATTCACTCTATTTTTTTCAAAATCCCTAGTCCATTTATACATTAGTTTTAACATTTTTAAATCTGATTTGTAATGACATTTCTCTATTTTAAGTTGCTGCTTCACATAACGTAATAAAATACGACATTTTCGTTTCCAAAGTGGGGTATCAAGGAAAATTATTTTATCAGCCATATGAAATAATAAGTGACAACTTTCTCTATAAGTACCTTCTATAATCCAATCTCCTAATCTATCAATATTTTTAATGACCTCCACTTGTTGCTCCGGGGTTCGCTTATATCTACCTTTATCAGTTTTATGCCAAACGATACAATCCAACTCATAATGAGGAATTTTTAATTTTTTTGATAATTCCTTAGCTAAAGTAGTTTTTCCACTTGCCACTATCCCGATTATATATATCTTGCTCAACATCTTCACCTCAATGAATACACTAAATTTCTTATAGTATCTTTACTCAAGATTATAATTCAAATAAATTTTCTCTAACATAAAGTCTGCAAAATCAACTAATGATTGGGGATTATAATTAAATTTAGTTGTATTTTCATAGGATGATAAAGCTTCTTTTATAATATCAACGTACTCCTTCTGTAAAGAAACATTAGAATACACCCATTCGCCTCCTTCTTTTTTAGAACATATTGCCCCTTCCTTAAGATAATATAAAACCCTGCAAAGATTTAGAATGGTATACACGGGTAAATTAAGTATTTGTGATTTTGCATTATCTACATCATAAAGAATTGATTTAAAATAGTATTTTGGAGGAACAGGCTCAAATACATCCTTTATAGACTTCCCAAAAATACAAATGCCCCTTGCAATAGTAACCGTAATATGCGCAGCTAAATCTGGGTCTTGTCCATCTTCACACATATAACTATAGTCGTTTTCATATTTTTCCTTATGAACATTTGAATAATGTAAAATAAATGGCGTAGGATATCTAAAATGTTTTACATCATCTTCTAATAAAATACTCATTTCAAGCCCCTTATGTGGTCCCTTCTTAGACAGCTTCAATAAAATATCTATTAACTGCCTTTTAGTATTAAAATTTATTCTTTCCTTTATTACAACTAATAAATCAATATCACTTACATCAGGATTAAAACAATTCATTGCTAAAGACCCATGAATATAAATACCTATAAGATTATCCTGTAAAATATCATGGTAACTTTCAATAATACTATCCAATATATTTTCTACAGATTTCACTATTCATCCATCCTCAATTTCATTATTTAAATTAATCTTTTTACATTCTCTATAATCCCTTAATAATATTTAATAATTGTTTTCAACTATTACTTAATGCGCTTGCTTTTAGGTATAAACTCGTATCCATAAAAAACTTTTAGTACCTCATTGGGTATAATTGGACCTATGATCTCTATTTTCTTGTGTCCTGTATTAATTATGCTATTACAACTTGGTTTTGGTTTTCCTCCACTAATTTCTTGGAGCATATTCTGAGATACACTGAATATAACTTTAGAAATTTTTGGTCATTTTCTTCATGCTTCTCTTTTCTTTCCTATCCATTCTCTTTTTAATAATCCATATAGTATATGATTCACATATCTATCATTTAGCCATTCAGCATCTCTAATTATTCCTTCTTCTGTAAAACCGTACTTTTTAGGAAGTGCTCTGCTTTTTAAATTTTCTTCTGCAATAGTGATTTCAATTTTATTTAATTCCATTTCTTTAAATCCATAGTCAAGAAATACTTTTAAAGCTTTTGTCATTATTCCTTTCCCTTGGTATTCCTGTCCAAGCCAATATCCAATAGATACAGCTCCTCTACTCTTGTCCACATTATAATAACCTATCAATCCTGCAAACTTCCCTTTAAAAATAATTATTGCTTTAAATCCCTCATCTGAAACATATTGCCTTTGAGCTTCTTCTATAAAAGACATTATATCATCTACTGATTTAGTTTCTATTACCCAAGGCAGCCACCTTTTTAAATGTTCTCTACTATTATCAATTAATTTATAAAAGCGCTCAGCATCCTGTTTATTAGGCAGCTTTAACTCAATATCATTGTCTACTATATATTTGAACATACTTCCACCCCATTTCTAAACATAAATAATATTATTTTATATCTAATGTTATTTACGTTTATTTTTTAAGTCCATTTGTATTTATATAATTTAATCCTAAATTCTCTTACTCTTACTCGTTTTGTTCTAAACTTACTTAATAATTCTGTTTTTCACACTGTATGCACTATATATTTACTATTTATTAATTATATTTTTTCTTTATCAATACTTACTTTCTTTATATTTTTTATACAAGCATATATTTGCTTAAAACCAAATACCACCAAAATGCCTGAAAGAATACATTCTGAGTATCTTTTTTCATAAAGTGTATGTATGAAATAAATAAATAGTAGTATAGGCCATATTATTCCCCAAATAAATTCAAACAATTGTTTATGTTTATTCTCTCTATAATCTTTTATATAAGTAAGTATTTCTAAAAAACTAACTACAGCAAAAGTACTAAGTAGAATGACTTCCATATAATTTTTTTGATAAAATCCATATATAACACCACTCAACATTAATATAAACCATGCAATTTGTAGAATAACTTCAGATATTTTTTTACTTTCATCATTTTTTCTCAACATTTATGCCCCCTTTTTCCTCCCCTATTTATGTTTTAACATTTATAACTTATTGTACAAAACATATGTATTTGTAATTGTATAAATACTTTTATTATAAAATCACTTAATAGTTGTAGACTTTTCCAT
The DNA window shown above is from Haloimpatiens massiliensis and carries:
- a CDS encoding cobyric acid synthase, with amino-acid sequence MAKIMIQGTASSVGKSILVAALCRIFKQDGYKVCPFKSQNMSLNSYITLDGKEMGRAQVLQAYAAGLEPEVYMNPILLKPTSDKKCQIIVNGKVYGNSTAMEYHNMKLEFKDMLKEHFEELEEEFDIVVMEGAGSPAEINLRDRDIVNMGMAELIDAPVLLVGDIDKGGVFASLAGTMLLLNDEERKRVKGTIINKFRGDVEILKPGLNMLEDIIKIPCFGVIPHFRLALEDEDGAVSFNKEIKGDIDVAVIKLPHISNFTDLDALKNEEDVSVRFVETIEEFGNPDLLIIPGSKNTIEDLISLRKNGLEDKIKKYSETGMVIGICGGYQMLGDLLKDPYEVETAVKEVKGMGLLNMTTTFEKEKVTTRVNAELLQELEGHKITDKTVYGYEIHMGISSYGEGCKPLFKIKDRNGEKVDVFDGAINDKGNVMGTYIHGVFDGLSFRDYVVNTLRMKKGLQHKVVNEYESLREKELDKLADIVRENLDMEQVYKIVGVKQA
- a CDS encoding tetratricopeptide repeat protein, producing the protein MPTNYKTANAFGTKISIENLIEFLNISFPSKDNKKSSHIKASSYSINEDINGDGEKELIIWNHDTRDAYKVEVLKKNGSDYVDDPLMYPYYFQNVVNYYKAQIKKPYNSKSPIMWYYLSDAELKINNPKEALLSIEQGISNLKNNDSVLYGMFLSLRGEALRRLGDYEAALKSLDKAMSSLVSSKFSDNESIINTYFYIGKTLDSIGYDEVQKEYYTAALSLSAKEYGANSKNYNKITYKIQRRLNKISCTPKVSGQKLVK
- a CDS encoding patatin-like phospholipase family protein; the protein is MNSFIKAEAVFEGGGIRGIGIVGALKSFEEHNYIWQRAAGTSVGAIIAALVIAGYKAKELEKILSEMDFIKFLDKDSVNKIPLFGAALGIFRDKGIYSGDYFENWIKELLEKKGIVKFKDVMENGESKLRVITSDITLKRKVVLPDDLVDYGEEPGEFSVAKAVRMSISIPLYFKPVEFKYKNEISYMVDGGVTCNYPINIFDTDNMKTPIIGFKFKTKEKEESLTSKGKNDPMSFLFDIASTMSEYSIYKELSERDVARTVFIPVDGVESTEFNITKEKAAALYTAGYYAGKRFLEIWNFKDYNKRFRRKSNVKFSIDSFIGSLFSKKRQ
- a CDS encoding Type 1 glutamine amidotransferase-like domain-containing protein is translated as MVNTLLSQYNFNEEWARDTMRKYINCNDKVAIIPFSFGKGISNDMDWQNMYNKNNGKYYRETVGPFVDLGISEENIIWINYFQHTVEEMKKIIESSDILFLTGGDTENAVERVLEKGLLHSIEKGKVIIGSSAGALMQLKNYYISTDEGNPEFKYCEGLGLIKKNFYIEVHYEDNHIQNKCIERVLKEKTDSIYAIKNTGGIVLDEDEITLMGDVVTFNR
- a CDS encoding DUF4440 domain-containing protein; its protein translation is MINDNDMLKEVIDLEKKSLKSEIRASREELDRLIADEFIEFCSSGFVCDKKDVLEGIPNSKPIEIKAYDFKGKILSKDVVLITYSTIIGIGDEAKAMRSSIWKLVDNRWQMIFHQGTKIKNKYD
- a CDS encoding aminoglycoside adenylyltransferase domain-containing protein, which translates into the protein MKSVENILDSIIESYHDILQDNLIGIYIHGSLAMNCFNPDVSDIDLLVVIKERINFNTKRQLIDILLKLSKKGPHKGLEMSILLEDDVKHFRYPTPFILHYSNVHKEKYENDYSYMCEDGQDPDLAAHITVTIARGICIFGKSIKDVFEPVPPKYYFKSILYDVDNAKSQILNLPVYTILNLCRVLYYLKEGAICSKKEGGEWVYSNVSLQKEYVDIIKEALSSYENTTKFNYNPQSLVDFADFMLEKIYLNYNLE
- a CDS encoding GNAT family N-acetyltransferase, whose protein sequence is MFKYIVDNDIELKLPNKQDAERFYKLIDNSREHLKRWLPWVIETKSVDDIMSFIEEAQRQYVSDEGFKAIIIFKGKFAGLIGYYNVDKSRGAVSIGYWLGQEYQGKGIMTKALKVFLDYGFKEMELNKIEITIAEENLKSRALPKKYGFTEEGIIRDAEWLNDRYVNHILYGLLKREWIGKKREA